A portion of the Natronococcus sp. AD-5 genome contains these proteins:
- the pyrI gene encoding aspartate carbamoyltransferase regulatory subunit, which translates to MSDDGDHKLRVSKIRSGTVIDHVRGGQALNVLAILGIDGSEGEEISVGMNVPSDRLARKDIVKVEGRELSQDEVDVLSLIAPDATINIVRDYDVVEKHRVERPDVVEGVLSCPNAGCITTGDEPVSSRFEVFDDAVRCSYCGTIVREEIASLIDT; encoded by the coding sequence ATGAGTGACGACGGCGACCACAAACTGCGCGTCAGCAAGATTCGCAGCGGAACCGTCATCGATCACGTTCGGGGCGGGCAGGCGTTGAACGTGCTCGCGATCCTCGGCATCGACGGCAGCGAGGGCGAGGAGATCTCCGTCGGGATGAACGTCCCGTCGGATCGACTCGCGCGCAAGGACATCGTGAAGGTCGAGGGTCGAGAGTTGAGCCAGGACGAAGTCGACGTCCTCTCGCTGATCGCCCCCGACGCGACGATCAACATCGTCCGGGACTACGACGTCGTCGAGAAACACCGCGTCGAGCGTCCCGACGTCGTCGAGGGCGTCCTCTCCTGTCCGAACGCGGGCTGTATCACGACGGGTGACGAACCGGTTAGCTCGCGGTTCGAGGTGTTCGACGACGCCGTTCGCTGCTCGTACTGCGGGACGATCGTTCGCGAGGAAATCGCGTCGCTGATCGACACCTGA
- the cyaB gene encoding class IV adenylate cyclase, with translation MYEVEIKVPADLERVRGRLDELGATRTDAVVQADTYYDAPHRSFPKTDEALRIRSERPEGGDDEMRLTYKGPLVDDESKTREEIETAVADGEKVDAILTKLGFDAAATVRKDRERFALEGYAITLDSVNDVGEYVEVETEAAGEADLESAREGAYEIVERLGLDPDDQIRTSYLGLLLAG, from the coding sequence ATGTACGAGGTCGAAATCAAGGTGCCCGCCGACCTCGAGCGCGTCCGCGGCCGGCTGGACGAACTCGGAGCGACGCGAACGGACGCCGTCGTCCAGGCGGACACCTACTACGACGCGCCCCACCGTTCGTTCCCGAAGACGGACGAAGCGCTTCGCATTCGGTCCGAGCGGCCCGAGGGCGGGGACGACGAGATGCGCCTCACCTACAAGGGGCCGCTCGTCGACGACGAGTCGAAGACCCGCGAGGAGATCGAGACCGCCGTCGCGGACGGCGAGAAGGTCGACGCCATCCTGACGAAGCTCGGCTTCGACGCCGCCGCGACGGTCCGCAAGGATCGCGAACGGTTCGCGCTCGAGGGGTACGCGATCACGCTCGATTCGGTGAACGACGTCGGCGAGTACGTCGAGGTCGAGACCGAGGCCGCGGGCGAGGCCGATCTCGAGTCTGCCCGGGAAGGCGCGTACGAGATCGTCGAACGGCTCGGACTCGATCCGGACGACCAGATTCGAACGTCGTATCTCGGCCTGTTGCTCGCCGGCTGA
- a CDS encoding RAD55 family ATPase: MVGRLKTGISVLDRKLDGGVPPGCIVAYTADPASQSELLLYELTAARGTLYLTTERSTEAIRHALEHTPSAVGSPTVRQVTGETPLQEAARFVGALPDGANLIVDTADVLERADTDEYVSFLNDLKTRMLETDSIAVLHCLKGANEPANRTRTHHAADAVFDLRTEIAGSELENHLSIPKFRSGSQPTEAIKLELTEEVAIDTSRDIA, translated from the coding sequence ATGGTGGGTCGGCTGAAGACGGGGATTAGCGTGCTGGATCGGAAGCTCGATGGAGGGGTGCCACCGGGCTGTATCGTCGCCTACACGGCCGATCCCGCCAGCCAATCGGAACTTCTGCTGTACGAACTGACCGCCGCACGCGGAACGCTCTATCTGACGACCGAGCGCTCCACCGAGGCGATCCGTCACGCGCTCGAGCACACGCCGTCGGCGGTCGGCAGCCCGACGGTCCGACAGGTGACGGGCGAGACGCCGCTCCAGGAAGCCGCGCGGTTCGTCGGGGCGCTCCCCGACGGCGCGAACCTCATCGTCGACACGGCCGACGTCCTCGAGCGGGCCGACACCGACGAGTACGTCTCCTTTCTCAACGACCTCAAAACGAGGATGCTCGAGACCGACAGTATCGCGGTGCTGCACTGTCTGAAGGGGGCGAACGAGCCGGCGAACAGGACGCGAACCCACCACGCCGCCGACGCGGTCTTCGACCTCAGAACCGAAATCGCCGGGAGCGAACTCGAGAATCACCTCTCCATTCCGAAGTTCCGCAGCGGGAGCCAGCCGACCGAGGCGATCAAACTCGAGTTGACCGAAGAGGTCGCGATCGACACGAGTCGCGACATCGCCTAG
- a CDS encoding dihydrodipicolinate synthase family protein, which yields MDLRNALRGVTCPTVTPFDDGSIDESALVDLLEHLREGGIDAIFACGTSGEFPSLGPDERRRVIELTVDHADGPVVACAGATSVDETVGHVEAADAAGADVAALLPPYFTPANKPAGNRQFFEAVLEATSIPLLLYNIPQYTGRRIEPETVAAVAEHDRFVGVKDSSGDLSYFQSLVRETPDEFLCLMGYDSLLVPSIRMGGDGGINALSNVAPGTFRETFEEAETARGTELQSEAIAPLFETCTTYGFAQATKSGLVHRGVLSSDEVRPPLVAVDDAGADEIGTAVAETLAVAER from the coding sequence ATGGATCTTCGGAACGCGCTCCGCGGCGTCACGTGCCCGACGGTGACGCCGTTCGACGACGGATCGATCGACGAGTCGGCGCTCGTCGACCTGCTCGAGCACCTCCGCGAGGGCGGGATCGACGCGATCTTCGCCTGCGGGACGTCCGGCGAGTTCCCGAGTCTCGGCCCGGACGAGCGACGGCGCGTGATCGAACTGACCGTCGACCACGCCGACGGCCCGGTCGTCGCCTGCGCGGGCGCGACGAGCGTCGACGAGACCGTCGGGCACGTCGAGGCCGCCGACGCGGCCGGGGCCGACGTCGCCGCGCTGCTTCCTCCGTACTTCACGCCGGCGAACAAACCCGCGGGGAACCGGCAGTTCTTCGAAGCGGTCCTCGAGGCCACGTCGATTCCGCTGCTGCTGTACAACATCCCGCAGTATACGGGCCGGCGCATCGAGCCCGAGACCGTCGCCGCCGTCGCGGAGCACGACCGATTCGTGGGCGTCAAGGACTCGAGCGGCGATCTCTCGTACTTCCAGTCGCTCGTCAGGGAGACTCCCGACGAGTTCCTGTGTCTGATGGGGTACGACTCGCTGCTGGTGCCGTCGATTCGGATGGGCGGCGACGGCGGGATCAACGCGCTGTCGAACGTCGCCCCCGGAACGTTCCGGGAGACGTTCGAGGAGGCCGAAACCGCCCGCGGCACGGAACTGCAGTCCGAGGCTATCGCGCCGCTGTTCGAGACCTGCACGACGTACGGCTTCGCCCAGGCGACGAAGTCGGGGCTCGTCCACCGCGGCGTGCTCTCGAGCGACGAGGTTCGCCCGCCGCTGGTGGCGGTCGACGACGCGGGCGCCGACGAGATCGGAACGGCCGTCGCGGAGACGCTCGCGGTCGCCGAGCGCTGA
- a CDS encoding FKBP-type peptidyl-prolyl cis-trans isomerase has translation MTEEQEAEVDDQADDVDENADDAAEAEGLQAGDFVTLAYTAYTVEDDQLVDTTDPEVAEEEGVDDQGQEFKPRTLVLGEGHIFDEVEEEIIGGEVGDSGTVTIAAENAFGEYDPDDVQTVSAEKIDEDDRYPGANVQVDGRQGYISTIVGGRARVDFNHPLAGEDVEYEYEIVEEVDDREEQAAGLFEMYLGMEPELWIETDEVEEEVPVEPDEDEDEDEDAEPEFETEVVEKETLYLEATPQMTMNQQWMMGKQQIGQDVIDKLGVDRVIVQEVIDGMGGMGMPGMMGGMGGGAGAEADIEEALEDADVDADEIVEELEGAEE, from the coding sequence ATGACCGAGGAACAGGAGGCCGAAGTCGATGACCAGGCCGATGACGTCGACGAGAACGCAGACGACGCCGCCGAAGCCGAGGGGCTTCAGGCCGGCGATTTCGTAACGCTCGCTTACACCGCATACACCGTCGAAGACGACCAACTGGTCGACACGACCGACCCCGAAGTCGCCGAGGAAGAGGGCGTCGACGACCAGGGACAGGAGTTCAAGCCGCGCACGCTCGTCCTCGGCGAGGGGCACATCTTCGACGAGGTCGAAGAAGAGATCATCGGGGGCGAGGTCGGCGACTCCGGAACCGTGACGATCGCCGCCGAGAACGCCTTCGGCGAGTACGATCCGGACGACGTCCAGACCGTCAGCGCCGAGAAGATCGACGAGGACGACCGCTACCCCGGCGCGAACGTTCAGGTCGACGGCCGTCAGGGTTACATCAGCACGATCGTCGGCGGCCGCGCTCGCGTCGACTTCAACCACCCGCTGGCCGGCGAGGACGTCGAGTACGAGTACGAGATCGTCGAGGAAGTCGACGACCGCGAGGAGCAGGCCGCCGGCCTGTTCGAGATGTACCTCGGGATGGAGCCCGAACTCTGGATCGAGACCGACGAGGTCGAGGAGGAGGTCCCCGTCGAACCCGACGAGGACGAGGACGAAGATGAAGACGCCGAGCCGGAGTTCGAGACCGAGGTCGTCGAGAAGGAGACGCTCTACCTCGAGGCCACGCCCCAGATGACGATGAACCAGCAGTGGATGATGGGCAAGCAGCAGATCGGCCAGGACGTCATCGACAAACTGGGCGTCGACCGCGTCATCGTCCAGGAAGTCATCGACGGCATGGGCGGCATGGGCATGCCCGGCATGATGGGCGGCATGGGCGGCGGTGCAGGCGCCGAAGCCGACATCGAGGAGGCCCTCGAGGACGCCGACGTCGACGCCGACGAGATCGTCGAAGAGCTCGAAGGCGCCGAAGAGTAA
- a CDS encoding MFS transporter: MSPPTSDSSEPLDVSSRSVVVAVVASTFFVGFGGGVIFPILPNLGEVLGISAFMVGAILAANRWTRLVANAPAGVLVDRIGTRKPFITGLAIEGVATFGYVIALLASHPSLWFLPDVPEAWFLLARIMWGVGSALVFATAYTITADVSDSGSRGTSMGIVRAGITFGFPAGLVLGGLVSETYGNAEAFVLAAAFAGLASVIAYFVVPETHVENRDASVTPWDLELTLPALTVGLVNFGLYFAYVGVLFSTLVLYLRAEALTISTTVFGYGLAYGAQGTSGLLMAVTVLAGSVFTISGGALSDSVGARVPVLVTFLATSCIGFAVLTLAPSFWYVVTACVLIGAGQGGVGGPLTALLADLTRDDRMGRAMGTNNVLGDVGGGLGPMVAVPFVETIGFEVMYALSAVIPLLAGVVLVAGVYTHTGSLSPTVEESAV; the protein is encoded by the coding sequence ATGTCCCCGCCTACATCCGACTCGAGCGAACCGCTCGACGTCTCCTCCCGCTCGGTCGTCGTCGCCGTCGTCGCGAGCACCTTCTTCGTCGGGTTCGGCGGCGGCGTCATCTTCCCGATCCTGCCGAACCTGGGGGAGGTGCTCGGCATCTCGGCGTTCATGGTCGGCGCCATCCTCGCGGCCAACCGGTGGACGCGGCTGGTCGCGAACGCGCCCGCCGGCGTCCTCGTCGATCGGATCGGTACCCGGAAACCCTTCATCACCGGGCTGGCGATCGAGGGCGTCGCGACGTTCGGCTACGTGATCGCGCTGCTCGCGTCGCATCCGTCGCTGTGGTTCCTCCCGGACGTTCCCGAGGCGTGGTTCCTCCTCGCGCGGATCATGTGGGGCGTCGGCAGCGCGCTCGTCTTCGCGACGGCGTACACGATCACGGCCGACGTCAGCGACTCGGGATCGCGCGGGACGAGCATGGGCATCGTTCGGGCCGGAATCACCTTCGGCTTCCCCGCGGGGCTCGTCCTCGGCGGGCTGGTCAGCGAGACGTACGGTAACGCCGAGGCGTTCGTCCTCGCCGCCGCGTTCGCCGGCCTCGCGAGCGTCATCGCGTACTTCGTCGTTCCCGAAACCCACGTCGAGAACCGCGACGCCTCGGTCACGCCCTGGGACCTCGAGTTGACCCTGCCCGCGCTCACCGTGGGGCTGGTCAACTTCGGACTCTACTTCGCGTACGTCGGCGTGCTGTTCTCGACGCTGGTGCTCTACCTGCGGGCCGAGGCGCTCACGATCTCGACGACCGTGTTCGGCTACGGCCTCGCGTACGGCGCGCAGGGAACGTCCGGCCTGTTGATGGCGGTGACCGTCCTCGCGGGATCGGTCTTTACGATCTCCGGCGGCGCGCTGAGCGACTCCGTCGGCGCCCGCGTGCCGGTGCTCGTAACCTTTCTCGCCACGTCCTGCATCGGCTTCGCGGTGCTCACCCTGGCGCCGTCGTTCTGGTACGTCGTCACTGCCTGCGTGCTGATCGGGGCCGGCCAGGGCGGCGTCGGCGGCCCGCTGACCGCGCTGCTCGCCGACCTCACCCGCGACGACCGCATGGGCCGGGCGATGGGCACCAACAACGTTCTCGGCGACGTGGGCGGCGGGCTCGGTCCGATGGTCGCGGTCCCGTTCGTCGAAACGATCGGGTTCGAGGTGATGTACGCGCTCAGCGCCGTTATCCCGCTGCTGGCCGGCGTGGTCCTCGTCGCCGGCGTTTACACCCACACCGGTAGCCTGAGTCCGACCGTCGAGGAGTCGGCCGTCTAG
- a CDS encoding enoyl-CoA hydratase/isomerase family protein, giving the protein MHVDSEDGILEIRFDRPGVLNAISREIATELAETIERADPEEYHAIVVSGEGDAFSAGGDIEAMTEEPAAPRESYAEVTETFGRVVEAMLECPVPIVAKVNGDAVGAGLAIVALSDIAYAAEDATFSCAFVRVGLIPDTGGTFMLPHIVGLRAAKKLAFTGEFFDADRAADLELVNGAVPADELDDRVTETVERLGRRPTDVIGMTKQALHENMGRHWNEALDYENMLQVQARSSDSHEEGVAAFLEGRDPEFNE; this is encoded by the coding sequence ATGCACGTCGACAGCGAGGACGGGATCCTCGAGATCAGGTTCGATCGTCCGGGCGTCCTCAACGCGATCTCTCGAGAGATCGCCACGGAGCTGGCCGAGACGATCGAGCGCGCCGACCCCGAGGAGTACCACGCGATCGTCGTCAGCGGCGAGGGAGACGCCTTCAGCGCCGGCGGCGACATTGAGGCGATGACCGAAGAACCCGCCGCTCCCCGAGAATCCTACGCGGAAGTCACCGAGACGTTCGGCCGCGTCGTCGAGGCGATGCTCGAGTGCCCCGTTCCGATCGTCGCGAAGGTCAACGGCGACGCCGTCGGTGCGGGGCTGGCGATCGTCGCGCTCTCGGACATCGCTTACGCCGCCGAGGACGCCACGTTCTCCTGTGCGTTCGTCAGGGTCGGCCTGATCCCGGACACCGGCGGAACGTTCATGCTGCCCCACATCGTCGGCCTGCGAGCGGCCAAGAAGCTCGCGTTCACCGGCGAATTCTTCGACGCCGACCGGGCGGCCGACCTGGAGCTGGTCAACGGGGCCGTCCCCGCAGACGAACTCGACGACCGCGTTACCGAAACCGTCGAGCGACTCGGTCGCCGACCGACCGACGTCATCGGTATGACGAAACAGGCCCTCCACGAGAATATGGGCCGTCACTGGAACGAGGCGCTGGACTACGAGAACATGCTGCAGGTCCAGGCGCGGTCGTCCGACTCTCACGAGGAGGGCGTGGCCGCATTCCTCGAGGGTCGAGACCCCGAGTTCAACGAATAA
- a CDS encoding universal stress protein, with product MYDRILLPTDGGAPAEQALETALDLAEQYDAELHVLNVVDTTVFAGEVETGPVVEQFEQTGSTTVERLVEGVRERGHDRVVGTVVHGRPHSGILSYAEKNDVDLIVMGTHGRTGLDRYLLGSVTEKVVRLADAPVLTVRYHSE from the coding sequence GTGTACGACCGCATCCTGCTCCCGACCGACGGCGGCGCACCCGCGGAGCAGGCGCTCGAGACCGCGCTCGATCTCGCCGAGCAGTACGACGCGGAGTTACACGTGCTCAACGTCGTCGACACGACGGTCTTCGCCGGCGAGGTCGAGACCGGACCCGTCGTCGAACAGTTCGAACAGACGGGGTCGACGACCGTCGAACGCCTCGTGGAGGGGGTCCGCGAGCGAGGCCACGACCGGGTCGTCGGAACGGTCGTTCACGGCCGCCCGCACAGCGGAATCCTCTCGTACGCGGAGAAGAACGACGTCGACCTGATCGTGATGGGGACGCACGGGCGGACGGGTCTCGATCGGTATCTGCTCGGCAGCGTGACGGAGAAGGTCGTCCGGTTAGCGGACGCGCCGGTGTTGACGGTCCGGTATCACTCGGAGTGA
- a CDS encoding methionine adenosyltransferase, with protein MSQRNIRVEPIDRQAVEDQEVEIVERKGIGHPDSICDGVAESVARALANEYLDRVGTVLHFNTDETQLVAGEAAPAFGGGEVVDPIYLLIVGRATKRYEGQTIPTETIALRAAREYLEETIPQLEYGEDIVVDVKLGEGSGDLQEVFGEDGEASASDASDSTDGDEPSAPVSVPMANDTSFGVGHAPLTETERIVLKAERRLNGEYAATNPELGPDVKIMGKREGDQIDVTVAAAMVDEYVADLDEYADAVESVREFVADVATDHTDRDVTVHVNTADDYEEGSIYLTVTGTSAEQGDDGSVGRGNRANGLITPNRSMSMEATSGKNPVNHIGKIYNLLSTSIAESVVDDVDGIRDLRVRLLSQIGRPIDRPHVADVHVVTDEGVSLEDVEADVEAIVDEELGDVTGITRQVIDGELTTF; from the coding sequence ATGAGTCAGCGGAATATCCGGGTCGAGCCGATCGACCGCCAGGCTGTCGAAGATCAGGAGGTCGAGATCGTCGAACGAAAGGGGATCGGTCACCCCGACTCGATCTGCGACGGCGTCGCCGAGAGCGTCGCGCGGGCGCTCGCCAACGAGTACCTCGACCGCGTCGGAACGGTTCTTCACTTCAACACCGACGAGACCCAGCTCGTCGCGGGCGAAGCCGCGCCCGCGTTCGGCGGCGGCGAGGTCGTCGATCCGATCTACCTGCTGATCGTCGGCCGCGCGACCAAGCGCTACGAGGGCCAGACGATTCCGACGGAGACCATCGCGCTGCGAGCCGCACGCGAGTATCTCGAGGAGACGATCCCACAGCTCGAGTACGGCGAGGACATCGTCGTCGACGTCAAACTGGGCGAGGGCAGCGGCGACCTCCAGGAAGTCTTCGGCGAAGACGGCGAGGCGTCCGCATCGGACGCCTCGGATTCGACGGACGGCGACGAGCCGTCCGCCCCAGTGAGCGTCCCGATGGCCAACGACACGAGCTTCGGCGTCGGGCACGCGCCGCTGACCGAGACCGAGCGGATCGTCCTCAAGGCCGAGCGCCGGCTGAACGGCGAGTACGCCGCGACCAACCCGGAGCTCGGCCCCGACGTGAAGATCATGGGTAAGCGCGAGGGCGACCAGATCGACGTCACCGTCGCCGCGGCGATGGTCGACGAGTACGTCGCCGACTTAGACGAGTACGCCGACGCCGTCGAGTCCGTCCGCGAGTTCGTCGCGGACGTCGCGACCGACCACACCGACCGCGACGTCACCGTCCACGTCAACACCGCCGACGACTACGAGGAGGGCTCGATCTACCTCACCGTCACCGGCACCTCCGCCGAACAGGGCGACGACGGCTCCGTCGGGCGGGGTAACCGCGCTAACGGCCTCATCACGCCCAACCGGTCGATGTCGATGGAGGCGACCAGCGGGAAGAACCCGGTCAACCACATCGGGAAGATCTACAACCTGCTCTCGACGTCGATCGCCGAGTCGGTCGTCGACGACGTCGACGGCATCCGCGACCTGCGCGTTCGCCTGCTCTCCCAGATCGGTCGTCCGATCGACCGGCCCCACGTCGCCGACGTCCACGTCGTCACCGACGAGGGCGTCTCGCTCGAGGACGTCGAAGCCGACGTCGAGGCCATCGTCGACGAGGAACTCGGCGACGTCACCGGAATCACGCGCCAGGTCATCGACGGCGAACTGACGACGTTCTGA
- a CDS encoding helix-turn-helix domain-containing protein produces MTSIADLEIPGDGTGLAELFEAVPSLTCEMERVIASSGHGLWLSGPSQAEIEGALSDASAVEDYSLISSDDDRWLYDIEFDPETVDVFELVLEEGGTVLSASASDGSWLLSVRVLDREDVSSLYDELVDRDITPTIVRLFDVADETHSQCGLTQRQYETLVAAIDHGYFEIPREVSMQELSEELGISHQALSERLRRAYRALVTSELNVAEEEATAPPVPSD; encoded by the coding sequence ATGACATCGATCGCGGACCTCGAGATCCCGGGCGACGGAACCGGACTGGCGGAGTTGTTCGAAGCCGTTCCATCGCTTACGTGCGAGATGGAGCGTGTTATCGCCTCGAGTGGGCACGGTCTCTGGCTTTCCGGTCCGTCTCAGGCCGAGATCGAGGGCGCGTTGTCGGACGCGTCCGCAGTCGAAGACTACTCGCTGATCAGCAGCGACGACGACCGGTGGCTGTACGACATCGAGTTCGATCCCGAGACGGTCGACGTCTTCGAGCTCGTCCTCGAAGAGGGCGGGACCGTCCTGAGCGCGTCCGCTTCGGACGGATCCTGGCTGCTGAGCGTTCGAGTCCTCGACCGCGAGGACGTCAGCTCGCTCTACGACGAGCTGGTGGATCGCGACATCACGCCGACGATCGTTCGGCTGTTCGACGTGGCCGACGAGACCCACTCCCAGTGCGGACTCACGCAGCGCCAGTACGAGACGCTGGTTGCGGCGATCGACCACGGCTACTTCGAGATCCCGCGCGAGGTCTCGATGCAGGAGCTCTCCGAGGAGCTCGGCATCTCCCACCAGGCCCTCTCCGAGCGGCTTCGCCGGGCGTACCGCGCGCTGGTCACCTCCGAACTCAACGTGGCCGAGGAAGAGGCGACCGCCCCGCCGGTTCCGTCCGACTAA
- the pyrB gene encoding aspartate carbamoyltransferase yields MRHDHVITSKQLSRSDIETVLDRAAEIADDPAAVADRHAGALLGLLFFEPSTRTKMSFETAMKRLGGDVVDMGSVESSSVKKGETLADTVRVIEGYADALVLRHPKQGAATMASEFVDVPLLNAGDGAGHHPTQTLLDLYTIRENAGLDDLTIGIMGDLKYGRTVHSLAYALSNFDAHQHFISPESLRLPREVVYDLHQEQERAQVREHESLEEILPSLDVLYVTRIQRERFPDETEYQKVAGEYQIDAETLEAARDDLTVMHPLPRVDEIAPEVDETDHAAYFEQAHNGVPVRMALLDLLLSGEGGETDE; encoded by the coding sequence ATGCGCCACGACCACGTTATCACGAGCAAACAACTCTCGCGGTCGGACATCGAGACCGTCCTCGATCGGGCGGCCGAGATCGCCGACGATCCCGCGGCCGTCGCGGATCGCCACGCGGGGGCGCTGCTCGGCCTGCTCTTTTTCGAGCCGAGCACGCGGACGAAGATGAGCTTCGAGACCGCGATGAAACGACTCGGCGGCGACGTCGTCGACATGGGATCCGTCGAGTCCTCGAGCGTGAAGAAAGGCGAAACGCTCGCCGACACGGTGCGGGTCATCGAGGGGTACGCCGACGCGCTGGTCCTGCGGCACCCGAAGCAGGGCGCGGCGACGATGGCGAGCGAGTTCGTCGACGTGCCGCTACTGAACGCCGGCGACGGGGCGGGCCACCACCCGACGCAGACGCTGCTCGACCTCTACACGATCCGGGAGAACGCGGGGCTCGACGACCTCACCATCGGCATCATGGGCGACCTGAAGTACGGTCGGACCGTCCACTCGCTGGCCTACGCGCTCTCGAACTTCGACGCCCACCAGCACTTCATCAGCCCGGAGAGCCTGCGGCTTCCCCGGGAGGTCGTCTACGATCTCCACCAGGAGCAGGAGCGGGCCCAGGTCCGCGAACACGAATCGCTCGAGGAGATCCTCCCGTCGCTGGACGTCCTCTACGTCACCCGGATCCAGCGCGAGCGGTTCCCCGACGAGACGGAGTACCAGAAGGTCGCCGGCGAGTACCAGATCGACGCGGAGACGCTCGAGGCGGCGCGCGACGACCTGACCGTCATGCACCCGCTTCCGAGGGTCGACGAGATCGCTCCCGAAGTCGACGAGACGGATCACGCCGCCTACTTCGAACAGGCGCACAACGGGGTTCCGGTCCGGATGGCGCTGCTCGACTTGCTCCTGAGCGGCGAGGGGGGTGAGACCGATGAGTGA
- a CDS encoding tRNA sulfurtransferase: protein MHPPGADTVLVRHGDVNTKSNTVKRYMEGLLAENLEALLADRSIPGEVERRWNRPLIHTTEEAVEDATTAAADAFGVVSASPCLTTSTEMERILEVLAETAHARYDGGTFAVDARRADKTLPYGSEDLAREGGTAIWEAVEDEFEPEVDLDEPDLTFGVEVREEAAFVYLEKRAGPGGLPLGAQEPVIALISGGIDSPVAAYEMMKRGSPVVPVYVDLGPFGGIDHEARAMETVRALSRYAPNFDMQVYEVPGGETLSVLVETMEEGRMLSMRRFFYRAAEVLAERVDAHGIVTGEAVGQKSSQTLQNLGVTSRVTDLPIHRPLLTRDKHEIVDRAREIGTFTESTIDAGCNRVAPDRAETNARLERLLEVEPNDLLERAEEAAANAELVEP from the coding sequence ATGCACCCGCCGGGAGCCGACACCGTCCTCGTTCGCCACGGGGACGTCAACACCAAGAGCAACACCGTCAAGCGGTACATGGAGGGACTCCTCGCGGAGAACCTCGAGGCCCTCCTCGCGGACCGGTCGATCCCCGGCGAGGTCGAGCGCCGGTGGAACCGACCGCTGATCCACACGACCGAGGAAGCGGTCGAGGACGCGACGACGGCCGCGGCCGACGCCTTCGGCGTCGTCTCCGCGAGCCCCTGCCTGACGACGAGCACGGAGATGGAACGGATTCTCGAGGTTCTCGCGGAGACGGCCCACGCCCGCTACGACGGCGGTACGTTCGCCGTCGACGCCCGTCGGGCGGACAAGACGCTTCCGTACGGGAGCGAGGACCTCGCCCGCGAGGGCGGGACCGCCATCTGGGAGGCCGTCGAGGACGAGTTCGAGCCCGAAGTCGACCTCGACGAGCCGGATCTCACCTTCGGCGTCGAGGTCCGCGAGGAGGCCGCGTTCGTCTACCTCGAGAAGCGCGCCGGACCGGGCGGCCTGCCGCTCGGCGCACAGGAGCCGGTGATCGCGCTGATCAGCGGCGGCATCGACTCGCCCGTCGCCGCCTACGAGATGATGAAACGCGGCAGCCCGGTCGTGCCGGTCTACGTCGACCTCGGGCCGTTCGGCGGGATCGACCACGAGGCGCGGGCAATGGAGACCGTCCGCGCCCTCTCGCGGTACGCGCCGAACTTCGACATGCAAGTCTACGAGGTCCCCGGCGGCGAGACGCTCTCCGTGCTCGTCGAGACGATGGAGGAGGGCCGGATGCTCTCGATGCGCCGGTTCTTCTACCGGGCCGCCGAAGTCCTCGCCGAGCGCGTCGACGCCCACGGCATCGTCACCGGCGAGGCCGTCGGCCAGAAGTCGAGCCAGACGCTCCAGAACCTCGGCGTCACCAGCCGCGTCACCGACCTCCCGATCCACCGACCGCTGCTGACCCGCGACAAACACGAAATCGTCGACCGGGCCCGGGAAATCGGCACGTTCACCGAGTCGACGATCGACGCCGGCTGCAACCGCGTCGCGCCCGACCGCGCCGAGACCAACGCCCGCCTCGAGCGCCTGCTCGAGGTCGAGCCGAACGACCTGCTCGAGCGGGCCGAAGAGGCCGCGGCGAACGCCGAACTGGTCGAGCCGTAA